From the Deltaproteobacteria bacterium genome, one window contains:
- a CDS encoding EAL domain-containing protein — MDNFLDRILERRLIITHFQPIVSVKKHTTVGFEALSRGVPPDGSDGVICPLDLFNAARRGHKTVALDCLCRDKALEAFRPYHARRKDLLLFLNLEGNAMDPDDGRGSLIAAARQTAIEPYHIVIEIVESKVERTEELHRFVSLYRRAGFLIALDDVGTGHSNFDRIATLRPDIIKVDRSIISGLDREYSKQHVLRALTGLAHRLGALVIAEGIETEEEAIAAVECETDLLQGYLLSRPNEDIEAALVSAIEPMRSVGSRYRDFVMAEINARMGTHRVYDLVMSEMIAALSDCDGREFDLKLVEFIQDYPVLECVYVLDMDGIQVSDTICNPDRIGGNRRIIFRPDERGADQSLKDYFYFIKAGKTQYTTDRYISMASGNWCRTVSSVFRVRGSQFHILCADFSSEESKG; from the coding sequence ATGGATAACTTCCTGGATCGGATTCTCGAACGCCGGCTCATCATCACCCACTTCCAACCCATTGTGTCCGTCAAGAAACATACCACCGTCGGATTTGAGGCGCTTTCCCGCGGTGTTCCTCCGGACGGTTCCGACGGGGTGATTTGTCCCCTGGACCTGTTCAATGCGGCGCGCAGAGGGCACAAGACGGTGGCGCTGGATTGCCTCTGCCGCGATAAAGCTCTCGAAGCCTTTCGACCTTACCATGCCCGCAGGAAAGACCTGCTCCTATTCCTGAATCTCGAAGGGAACGCCATGGACCCTGACGACGGACGTGGATCCCTGATCGCCGCCGCCAGGCAAACCGCCATCGAGCCCTACCATATCGTTATTGAAATCGTTGAATCGAAGGTGGAGCGCACGGAGGAACTCCATCGTTTTGTTTCGCTCTATCGGCGGGCGGGTTTTCTCATTGCTCTGGACGATGTGGGGACCGGTCATTCGAATTTTGATCGAATCGCCACATTGAGGCCGGATATCATCAAAGTCGACCGCAGCATCATTTCGGGACTGGACCGCGAGTATTCCAAACAACACGTTCTTCGGGCTTTGACCGGCCTGGCTCATCGCCTCGGGGCCCTGGTGATCGCCGAGGGCATTGAAACCGAAGAAGAGGCCATAGCGGCCGTTGAATGCGAGACCGACCTGCTTCAAGGATATCTTCTGTCGCGGCCCAACGAGGACATCGAAGCCGCCTTGGTTTCGGCGATAGAGCCCATGCGGTCCGTGGGAAGCCGATACAGGGATTTCGTCATGGCAGAAATCAACGCCAGGATGGGAACCCATCGCGTGTACGATCTGGTCATGTCGGAAATGATTGCCGCCCTGTCGGACTGCGACGGTCGCGAGTTCGACCTCAAGCTCGTGGAGTTCATCCAGGACTATCCCGTGCTGGAATGCGTCTACGTGTTGGATATGGACGGCATTCAGGTCAGCGATACGATCTGTAATCCGGATCGGATCGGCGGGAACCGAAGAATCATCTTCCGTCCCGATGAAAGGGGAGCAGATCAGTCGCTGAAAGACTATTTCTATTTCATCAAGGCGGGCAAGACGCAATACACCACGGATCGCTACATTTCCATGGCCTCCGGAAACTGGTGCCGTACGGTTTCTTCCGTTTTTCGGGTGAGAGGCTCTCAGTTCCATATCCTGTGCGCGGACTTCAGTTCAGAGGAGAGCAAGGGGTAA
- a CDS encoding transposase — protein EATISEADRVTGFKRSWTRGKKRVTLSVFMKALAINIKRFVQSRLDRAQKASSKSLDGNNNDNFPPLCDLCHGGGNLNCLSMAA, from the coding sequence TCGAGGCCACCATCTCCGAAGCGGATCGGGTCACGGGATTCAAACGATCGTGGACCCGAGGCAAAAAGCGGGTCACCCTGTCTGTTTTCATGAAGGCCCTGGCCATTAATATCAAGAGGTTCGTCCAGAGCCGCCTTGATCGGGCCCAAAAGGCCTCTTCCAAGTCACTAGACGGCAACAATAACGACAATTTCCCTCCGCTCTGTGACCTATGTCACGGCGGCGGTAACCTTAACTGTCTTTCAATGGCCGCTTGA
- a CDS encoding DUF4160 domain-containing protein produces MPTILIILGWRLFFYSNEGNEPIHVHCRKGDMECKYWLDRDRFDLEEAFAYNLSPRDTREIRKIIYDHFEYIEEQWDEFQSRRKR; encoded by the coding sequence ATGCCTACAATACTCATCATTCTGGGTTGGCGATTGTTTTTCTATTCCAATGAGGGAAATGAGCCCATTCATGTCCATTGCCGAAAGGGAGACATGGAATGCAAGTATTGGCTGGATCGAGACCGCTTCGATCTTGAAGAGGCTTTCGCATATAATCTGTCGCCAAGGGATACCAGGGAAATCAGAAAGATCATTTACGATCACTTTGAGTATATAGAAGAACAATGGGATGAATTCCAAAGCAGGCGGAAAAGATGA
- a CDS encoding MBL fold metallo-hydrolase, giving the protein MIQLKWFPPSWVQISTRQARMYIDPSYLKTYYGKHPTVIEYSTWPDPIDGLPEPLEPANIILVTHHHRDHLKKVTVDRLRGPDTVVFGPATCSKELGRDFTVVGEGDNFEQTDFSVKAVPAYNTEERDCITQATRI; this is encoded by the coding sequence ATGATCCAGCTCAAGTGGTTCCCGCCGTCCTGGGTGCAGATTAGCACGAGGCAGGCGAGGATGTATATCGACCCATCGTACCTCAAGACTTACTATGGGAAGCACCCGACGGTGATCGAGTATTCGACCTGGCCCGACCCCATAGACGGATTGCCCGAGCCGCTTGAACCCGCCAACATCATACTCGTGACCCATCACCACAGGGATCATTTGAAGAAAGTCACGGTAGACCGTCTGAGGGGGCCTGATACTGTCGTTTTTGGACCTGCAACTTGTTCAAAGGAATTGGGACGCGATTTCACTGTCGTGGGCGAGGGCGATAACTTCGAACAAACGGATTTCTCAGTGAAAGCCGTACCTGCATACAACACGGAGGAGAGGGATTGTATCACGCAGGCGACACGGATCTGA
- a CDS encoding MBL fold metallo-hydrolase → MQHGGEGLYHAGDTDLIPEMSGLGRVDVALLPIGGTYTMNVVEAVRAVTTIRPKLVIPIHHQSAYPGEFCRLMHDASVTRAITPGIGEPIKLECES, encoded by the coding sequence ATACAACACGGAGGAGAGGGATTGTATCACGCAGGCGACACGGATCTGATTCCAGAGATGAGTGGCCTCGGTAGAGTGGATGTTGCGCTGCTACCAATTGGTGGGACCTATACGATGAATGTTGTTGAGGCCGTCCGAGCTGTAACGACAATCAGACCGAAACTGGTCATCCCGATCCATCACCAGTCGGCCTACCCTGGGGAGTTCTGTCGTCTCATGCACGATGCGTCGGTGACAAGGGCGATCACTCCCGGTATCGGAGAGCCGATCAAACTTGAATGTGAAAGCTAG
- a CDS encoding DUF2442 domain-containing protein, translated as MKKHHSIENITFENDRMILTIDGTRRMFPLKAISPLLEKASEKERITLEISPSGYGIHWPLLDEDLSIDGLLGIAHSPSQQRKTA; from the coding sequence ATGAAAAAACACCATTCCATCGAAAACATCACGTTTGAAAACGATCGGATGATTCTCACCATAGATGGAACACGGAGAATGTTTCCGTTGAAAGCCATCTCGCCCCTGCTTGAGAAGGCGTCTGAAAAGGAACGAATTACGCTCGAAATCTCTCCTTCAGGCTATGGAATCCATTGGCCCCTGTTGGATGAAGACTTGTCTATAGACGGTCTCCTTGGCATCGCCCATTCGCCTTCGCAACAACGAAAGACCGCATGA